In the Deferribacter desulfuricans SSM1 genome, CTATCTGCCTTTTAACATGCCAGATTAAAAGCCCAATAATAAAAAATGCACTTGGTGCAAGTAAGAACAAACCGTTTGGAGTGTACCAACCACCCTCAGATACAGGTTTTAGAATTGTAATACCGAGTAATTTACCAGAACCAATTAACTCTCTAATTATTGCCACTACTATCAAAATCCCACCATAACCGACACCATTACCTATTCCATCTAAAAAACTTTCTATTGGGCCATTCTTCAGTGCAAAAGCCTCAGCTCTACCCATAATAATACAGTTTGTTATGATTAGCCCCACAAACACAGATAATTGTTTACTTATTTCAAAGAAATACGCTTTTATAAACTGGTCTGCGATAATAACTAAAGTGGCAATTATAGTTGTCTCAACAATAATTCTTATATTTGTAGGGATATTATCTCTTATCAGTGAAATAAAAAGGTTAGAAAAAGCCA is a window encoding:
- a CDS encoding NADH:ubiquinone reductase (Na(+)-transporting) subunit D, whose protein sequence is MKKYKEVLLKPIFRDNPIAVQVLGICSALAVTSKLETAIVMFLAVTFVVAFSNLFISLIRDNIPTNIRIIVETTIIATLVIIADQFIKAYFFEISKQLSVFVGLIITNCIIMGRAEAFALKNGPIESFLDGIGNGVGYGGILIVVAIIRELIGSGKLLGITILKPVSEGGWYTPNGLFLLAPSAFFIIGLLIWHVKRQIGDYDA